One segment of Panicum virgatum strain AP13 chromosome 3K, P.virgatum_v5, whole genome shotgun sequence DNA contains the following:
- the LOC120700601 gene encoding protein NSP-INTERACTING KINASE 3-like yields the protein MAAGTARTAAAAAVMGLAVAVAAAALLSPAAAADFDDEEVTALVVIRAALIDPSGVLGDWDDATGGDPCGWAMVTCNQGKVYELSLRHQNLSGTLSPAIGRLRSLQNLYLCNNAISGPIPDTIGSMESLRSLDLSNNQFIGKIPSTLGGMANLLALISDQMYINTFSVQHGPEVWLGHLKHFKFKDIKRATNNFCRRNILGEGGYGIVYKGCLLDGTIVAVKRLKHHVLDAGDDQFHTEVGVIGLVVHRNLLHLTGFCTTNDERLLVYPYMPNGTVASKLHEHVNGKPALDWSMRKSIALSVARGLLYLHEQCNPKIIHRDIKASNILLDEHLEAVIADFGLAKLVDLGVSHVITEARGTLGRIPPESLMTGHSSDKSDVFGFGLLLIELVTGRETLELHQNEYENGGILDWAKELLEQNQLSSFVDMKIRNNYDSVELEEMVQIALLCTMYKPEHRPRMSEVVRMLEDGDGVAEKWEAMKDVEELDPDSPGYLFPVLDYDVDRSCSIELQAIELSGPR from the exons ATGGCGGCGGGCACGGCAaggactgcggcggcggcggccgtgatgGGCCTCGCGGTTGCGGTAGCGGCTGCGGCGCTTCtttccccggccgcggccgcggactTTGACGACGAGGAGG TGACGGCGCTGGTGGTCATCAGAGCGGCGCTGATCGACCCGAGCGGAGTTCTCGGCGACTGGGACGACGCGACCGGAGGCGACCCGTGCGGCTGGGCCATGGTCACCTGCAACCAGGGCAAAGTTTACGAGCT GTCTCTGAGGCATCAAAACCTCTCCGGTACATTGTCGCCGGCGATCGGGAGACTCAGGTCGCTGCAAAATCT GTATTTGTGCAACAATGCAATTTCTGGCCCTATCCCCGACACCATAGGCAGCATGGAGTCTCTGCGAAGTCTTGATCTGTCAAATAATCAGTTCATTGGGAAGATCCCAAGTACACTTGGTGGTATGGCGAACCTACT CGCTCTTATATCTGATCAAATGTACATCAACACATTTTCAGTTCAACATGGCCCAGAAGTTTGGCTTGGTCATCTTAAGCATTTCAAGTTTAAGGATATAAAAAGGGCAACTAATAACTTTTGTCGAAGAAATATTTTGGGGGAGGGGGGATATGGAATAGTATACAAGGGTTGTTTGCTTGATGGCACCATAGTTGCTGTTAAAAGATTGAAGCATCATGTTTTGGATGCCGGGGATGATCAGTTCCACACAGAAGTTGGAGTAATAGGCTTGGTTGTTCATCGCAATCTCCTTCATCTTACTGGATTCTGCACTACAAATGATGAAAGGCTCCTTGTGTATCCTTACATGCCAAATGGAACTGTTGCTTCAAAATTACATG AACATGTAAATGGGAAACCAGCGTTAGACTGGTCAATGAGAAAGAGTATAGCACTCAGCGTGGCACGGGGACTGCTCTATTTGCACGAACAATGTAATCCTAAGATCATCCATCGTGATATAAAAGCCTCAAATATTCTCCTAGATGAACATCTTGAAGCAGTTATTGCGGATTTTGGACTggcaaaacttgtagatcttgggGTGTCTCATGTTATCACAGAAGCACGTGGAACACTTGGGCGCATACCACCGGAGTCTTTGATGACTGGCCACTCGTCAGATAAGTCTGATGTTTTTGGCTTTGGATTGCTGTTGATCGAGTTGGTCACCGGCCGAGAGACGCTGGAGCTCCATCAGAATGAGTATGAGAACGGAGGAATTCTGGACTGG GCCAAGGAACTCCTCGAACAAAATCAGCTAAGCTCCTTTGTGGACATGAAGATAAGAAACAACTATGACAGTGTCGAGTTGGAGGAGATGGTTCAGATAGCGTTGCTCTGCACAATGTACAAACCTGAGCATCGCCCCAGGATGTCAGAAGTTGTTAGGATGCTGGAAGATGGAGATGGTGTTGCAGAGAAATGGGAGGCCATGAAAGATGTTGAGGAGCTGGACCCTGACTCCCCGGGCTATCTGTTCCCTGTTCTGGATTACGATGTAGATCGAAGCTGCTCAATTGAGTTGCAAGCCATTGAACTCTCAGGACCAAGGTGA
- the LOC120697559 gene encoding phosphoenolpyruvate/phosphate translocator 3, chloroplastic-like, protein MRSMAAACSSSSSSCRALAAARRSYPPPALPSSRHVAPSPSPSAAPSSRGCRWPVAGAGAPALSLGIRGGLRPLPSPLLAAGGAAARTRTAAAAAASPPAADAGGKPEVADGVPRTLQLGAMILVWYLLNIYFNIYNKLVLKAVPFPYTITTFQFASGSFFVALMWLLNLHPRPRLSPKQYAKILPLALIHMLGNVFTNVSLGKVAVSFTHTIKAMEPFFSVLLSVLFLGETPSVLVLGSLVPIVGGVVLASVTEVSFNWIGFWSAMASNLTNQSRNVLCKKLLSDKEDSFDDINLFSIMTVMAFLLSAPLMLSVEGIKFSPSYLQSAGVNVKELCVKAALAGTCFHFYQQVSYSLLARVSPVTHSVTNSLKRMVVIGSSVLFFRTPLSPINALGTGIALAGVSLYSQFKKAKPKSKAA, encoded by the exons ATGcggagcatggcggcggcgtgctcgtcctcctcctcctcctgcagagccttggccgccgcgcgccgctcgtaCCCGCCCCCCGCCCTGCCTTCCTCGCGCCACGTCGCGCCCTCGCCGTCACCGTCCGCCGCACCTTCTTCTCGTGGCTGCCGCTGgccggtcgccggcgccggcgcgccggcgctcTCGCTCGGCATTCGCGGGGGCCTGCGGCCGCTACCGTCGCCCCTGCTCGCGgcaggcggcgccgcggcgaggacgcggacggcggcggcggcggccgcgtcgccgccggcggcggacgcgggCGGAAAACCCGAGGTCGCCGACGGCGTTCCACGGACGCTGCAGCTCGGGGCCATGATCCTCGTCTGGTACCTGCTCAACATCTACTTCAACATCTACAACAAGCTG GTTCTCAAAGCCGTGCCCTTTCCGTACACCATCACCACCTTCCAGTTCGCATCCGGATCCTTCTTCGTCGCGCTCATGTGGCTGCTGAATCTGCATCCGAGACCGAGGCTCTCCCCCAAACAG TATGCAAAGATCCTGCctcttgctttgatccacatgcTGGGAAATGTTTTTACCAATGTGAGTTTGGGCAAGGTGGCTGTCTCCTTCACCCACACCATCAAGGCCATGGAGCCCTTCTTCTCTGTTCTCCTCTCTGTCCTGTTCCTAGGAGAG ACACCTTCTGTATTGGTGTTGGGTTCGCTCGTCCCTATTGTTGGTGGAGTTGTATTGGCATCCGTGACTGAAGTTTCTTTCAACTG GATTGGATTTTGGAGCGCCATGGCTTCAAATCTTACCAACCAATCACGGAATGTTTTATGCAAGAAACTTCTCTCTGATAAAGAG GACAGTTTTGATGATATAAACCTGTTCTCAATAATGACTGTCATGGCATTCTTGTTATCTGCTCCACTGATGCTATCTGTAGAAGGCATCAAGTTTAGTCCATCGTACCTGCAGAGTGCT GGAGTTAATGTAAAAGAACTATGTGTGAAAGCAGCACTTGCTGGAACATGTTTCCATTTTTACCAACAG GTTTCATACAGTTTATTGGCTAGAGTATCTCCTGTGACCCATTCGGTTACCAACTCTCTCAAACGTATGGTGGTCATCGGGTCATCAGTTCTCTTCTTCAGAACTCCACTTTCACCTATAAATGCCTTAG GAACTGGTATTGCTCTTGCTGGAGTTTCCCTGTATTCTCAATTTAAAAAGGCAAAACCAAAGTCTAAGGCTGCATAA
- the LOC120697558 gene encoding uncharacterized protein LOC120697558 isoform X1, whose amino-acid sequence MQWAGVRSSFPAPTAAWMGRRPRTARWPRGRLPAARGAVVASAAASDANSSSNSPGKDEEREEVARREEEEKAAASLIMRSQKYAMLKQQLAVAAQFEDYKEAARLRDSLRSFEEEEPVLRLRGLMRKAIEEERFEDAAKYRDELKILAPHSLLKCSSDATTLGIRVQVRSVYIESRSQPLKGQFFFAYRIRITNNSQRPVQLLRRHWIVTDGNGRTENIWGVGVVGEQPVIFPRTGFEYSSACPLSTPNGRMVTLQFFRSAQIFNNNFLFYFSIAFFLYKRNALGCDVKKRGIFHLK is encoded by the exons atgCAGTGGGCTGGTGTGAGGTCCTCGTTtccggcgccgacggcggcgtggaTGGGGCGGAGGCCAAGGACCGCGAGGTGGCCGCGGGGTAGGCTCCCCGCGGCGCGGGGGGCGGTTGTGGCGTCTGCAGCGGCCTCGGACGCGAATTCGAGCTCGAATTCGCCTGGGAAGgacgaggagagggaggaggtggcgcggagggaggaggaggagaaggcggcggcgtcgctcaTAATGAGGAGCCAGAAGTACGCCATGCTTAAGCAGCAGCTCGCCGTGGCAGCCCAATTCGAG GATTACAAGGAAGCAGCAAGGTTGAGGGACTCGCTGAGGTCgttcgaggaggaggagcccgtgCTGCGCCTCCGCGGGTTGATGAGGAAGGCCATCGAGGAGGAGAGGTTTGAG GATGCTGCTAAATATAGAGATGAATTAAAAATTTTGGCTCCACACTCCCTCCTCAAATGTTCTAGTGACGCTACAACTCTG GGGATAAGGGTTCAAGTCAGGAGCGTCTATATTGAAAGCCGGAGCCAGCCATTGAAGGGCCAATTCTTTTTTGCTTATAGGATCAGAATCACAAATAATTCTCAGCGCCCTGTTCAGCTTCTCAGAAGACATTGGATTGTCACAGATGGAAATGGAAGGACGGAGAATATTTG GGGAGTTGGTGTAGTGGGAGAGCAGCCTGTCATATTTCCAAGGACTGGTTTTGAGTACTCTTCTGCGTGCCCATTGAGCACTCCAAATGGAAGAATGGTAACGTTACAGTTCTTCCGTTCTGCACAGATTTTCAACAACAATTTCCTGTTTTACTTTAGCATTGCCTTTTTCCTGTACAAAAGGAATGCACTGGGGTGTGATGTAAAAAAAAGGGGGATATTTCATTTAAAGTAA
- the LOC120697558 gene encoding uncharacterized protein LOC120697558 isoform X2, translating to MQWAGVRSSFPAPTAAWMGRRPRTARWPRGRLPAARGAVVASAAASDANSSSNSPGKDEEREEVARREEEEKAAASLIMRSQKYAMLKQQLAVAAQFEDYKEAARLRDSLRSFEEEEPVLRLRGLMRKAIEEERFEDAAKYRDELKILAPHSLLKCSSDATTLGIRVQVRSVYIESRSQPLKGQFFFAYRIRITNNSQRPVQLLRRHWIVTDGNGRTENIWGVGVVGEQPVIFPRTGFEYSSACPLSTPNGRMEGDFEMKHIDKAGSSTFNVAIAPFSLSILGDDNDVLL from the exons atgCAGTGGGCTGGTGTGAGGTCCTCGTTtccggcgccgacggcggcgtggaTGGGGCGGAGGCCAAGGACCGCGAGGTGGCCGCGGGGTAGGCTCCCCGCGGCGCGGGGGGCGGTTGTGGCGTCTGCAGCGGCCTCGGACGCGAATTCGAGCTCGAATTCGCCTGGGAAGgacgaggagagggaggaggtggcgcggagggaggaggaggagaaggcggcggcgtcgctcaTAATGAGGAGCCAGAAGTACGCCATGCTTAAGCAGCAGCTCGCCGTGGCAGCCCAATTCGAG GATTACAAGGAAGCAGCAAGGTTGAGGGACTCGCTGAGGTCgttcgaggaggaggagcccgtgCTGCGCCTCCGCGGGTTGATGAGGAAGGCCATCGAGGAGGAGAGGTTTGAG GATGCTGCTAAATATAGAGATGAATTAAAAATTTTGGCTCCACACTCCCTCCTCAAATGTTCTAGTGACGCTACAACTCTG GGGATAAGGGTTCAAGTCAGGAGCGTCTATATTGAAAGCCGGAGCCAGCCATTGAAGGGCCAATTCTTTTTTGCTTATAGGATCAGAATCACAAATAATTCTCAGCGCCCTGTTCAGCTTCTCAGAAGACATTGGATTGTCACAGATGGAAATGGAAGGACGGAGAATATTTG GGGAGTTGGTGTAGTGGGAGAGCAGCCTGTCATATTTCCAAGGACTGGTTTTGAGTACTCTTCTGCGTGCCCATTGAGCACTCCAAATGGAAGAATG GAAGGCGATTTCGAGATGAAGCACATTGACAAGGCTGGATCGTCGACGTTCAATGTCGCAATCGCACCATTCTCTCTATCAATTCTTGGGGACGACAATGACGTTCTCCTCTGA